In Candidatus Manganitrophus noduliformans, the genomic stretch AAAGCGAGGAAGTGGTCGACCAGCAGGGGAAGATCGTCGAAGCGTTCCGAGAGGGGTGGAAGCGTGAGGGAGATGACATGGAGGCGATAGAAGAGATCGCTCCGGAACTTGCCGGATGCGATCTCTTTTTTTAAATCCCGATTGGTTGCGGAGACGACGCGCACGTCGATCGGAATCGCTTCCCGTCCGCCGACCCGTTGCACCTCCCGCTCCTCCAATACCCGGAGAAGTTTGGCCTGCATCGTCGGGGAGACCTCTCCGATCTCATCTAAAAAGAGGGTGCCGCCGCTCGCCGTTTCGAAGATCCCCTTCTTCTGAGCGAGGGCGCCGGTGAAGGCCCCCTTTTCGTAGCCGAAGAGTTCGGCCTCCAGAAGGGTCTCGGAGAGGGCGGCGCAGTTGATGGCGTAGAACTTTTGATCCCGCCGCAGGCTGCATTGATGGATCGCCTTGGCGAAGAGCTCTTTGCCGGTCCCGGTTTCCCCGACGATGAGGATGGTCGAGTCGACGGGAGCGATCCGCTCGATCTGCTCGTAGAGGATCTGCATCTTGGGGCTTTTCCCGATAATGCCGTGAAAGTCCGATTCTCTTTGGATCGCCCCCTTCAGCTCCTCGTTCGCCTGGGCCAGCGCTTTGTTCTCCATCGTGTAGCGGAGGAGCTGCCGATGGGTCTCCCGTAATTCCCGGACGTGATTGAACAGAGGCGGAATCATTTCCAGTCGCGCCTGGACGATTTCCGGCGACTCTCTCCGGGAGGGTTTCGACTTCCAGGTGAAGCGGTAGCGGGAGTAAGGGGCGTTGAAGAATTGCCCCCGTTCCAGGGTGACGGTCAGCGGACCGGACTGAAGGGTTCCCCCCTTGACGATTTCATATGCGCTGTTTTCCTTTTGATACCGTTCCGGATCCTCCTCCACTTCAGGGGCGAGGATCTTGAGTTCTCCCTCGTGGGGCTGGAGAATCAGCCCTTCCATCATCGCGGGGTGATCGGGAGGCGTTGAGAAAATCTCCGTCCGAAGGGAGACCGGCCTGGCGATGATCACCTCCCTTTTTGAGACGTTTTCGATGACGGCGAGCCGGCCGTCTCTTTTTTGAATCTGGTATCCTCCGAATTCCCGGACAAGGTTCTGGAGCTTGAGTTGAGAAACCTCCTCGGTGCAGCGGGCCTCCTCGACGACCGGAAAGAGCTTCGTGAGCCCCTCATAGTTCCCGCGGATAAACCCGAAGTTGCCGAGAATCGGCTCGACGTTCGGTCCGAATTGGGAGAGCAAGATCGCCTCGGGGCGCTGGGTTTCGGAAGGGGGAAGACACTGCAGCTTGAAGTAGTTGGCGAAGCCGGTGGCCCAAAGATTGGAGCAGTAGAGCGCCTGCTCCATCTGATTCTGAAGCTTCGCAATAATCTCCAGGACGGAGGGGCCGTAGCCCGATTGGAAATACTCTTTGGCCGCCAGGTAGGTGATCTCTTTGGTCCCGCCGGCGTTTTCGGCGGCGAAAATTAAATTCTTGAGGATGTGATGCGGAACCCAGTTGTTGTGGTCAGACAGAAACGCCTTTGGGTCGACAATCGGATTGAGGCGGTTCTCCCCCGATAAAATCTCGTGGTAGTCGATGTCGTCCCCTTTCCCGATCCGCTCCAGATGAAGGATGAGCATTCGGGTGAGAAGACAGGTCGTCCAGGGGGTTTCTTGGTCCATCATCTGGTCCTGTGGTCCTGTTGAGGGGATCGGGAAATACCTACGAAATACTTAAGGTATGTCGGCGTGAAGCTACCTCAAAATCGGACCGTTTGTCAACGAAATAAGATGCCCTTTTTTTATTTCTCCGCGAACGAACAAATCGCGGTCGACGGGAGGAAAGATAAAGGGGGGGCGGATCGGCGAGGGTTCAGGGGGTCTCTTCTTCCGACGTCGGTTCAGGGTCGGGAGGGGGGGACGATTCGGATTCCGGCGGCGCGGGAGATCCTTTTTCATCCAAACGTTCCAGCCGGGCCAGCGCGTCTTTCATCTTCACGCACCACTCCTCTTTCGATTCGCCCGATTGGCACTGCTCCCATTTTTCCTTGCTCTTTTCGGCCAGGCCGACCAGGGCCTGCATGCCGTCGGCAAGGGTGTTCAACGCCTCGTCCAGCGCCCGCTCGATCCGCTCCGCTTCGGAGGGAGGGGGCTCCGGTTCCGAAGGGGGAGCCGCCCAGACCGGGAAAGCGGTTTGGAAGAGGATCAAAAAGAAGAAGAGGGCCCTTCGGTTTGATTTTTGAAAACGCTTGAAGAAAGATAATTGCTGAAAATGAGCCATCGCCCTCTCGCGTTATTCTTTCATGGTCAAACTCAATATACTCCTTTTCAAAGCGGATCGACAAGAGGAAGGGCCGCAATTTATCATCGGCTTCCTCCCTTGTTATTCCGAGGAAGATATGCTAAAGTCAGCCCGTTTTAAACGGTTGGCGTGATTGATAAAGATGAAGAAATCCCATCCGAGCAGATCGACCTCCGCTTTTAGTCTGGTCCCGGGAGCCTCTCCTCAAAGAGGGTATTCAGAAGAGGAGATCCTGGAGAAAGCGGTGAGAGTCGCCGATGGACGATGGGGGGTTGCGTTCGGGCTTTTTATGACGTTTGATTCCGAATCGTCTGCTCCCCTCTGGATTGCGTCGGGTTCTCCTCTCGACGCGAGGCGGGCGGCGAAGCGCATCTTGGCCGACGCGTCGCTCATCGATCAACTCCAAAAGAAAAGAAAGCCGATCTTCCGGGCCGACCCGAAGGCCCCCTCCGTTTTAATTCCACTTTCCCGAAAAATCGTTCCTTTCGGCATTTTCTGCCTCATTCTCGAGCGGGCTGTCTGGAATCGCGCCGATTTTGCGGCCGCGTCGGAAATCGCCTGGCAGGCCGGGACGGCGATTCAGACCCTACGCCAATTAAGAGAGAAAGAACGGGCCCTCCTCCGATGGGATCGTTTTCGACGGATCGTTGCGGAAATTTCTGCGGAGCGGCAGCCGACGTCCCTTTTTACAAAGATCGTCCGGCAGGGGATTGCGTTTTTGGGATTCGATTCGGGCGAAATCGCCCTGTGGGATCCGGCCCAGAGCCGCCTCATCGTTCAGGCTGCTGTGAACATGCCGGCCGGTTCCGAGAAGGCGACCTTCCGAATGGGAGAAGGGATCAACGGAATGGCCGCCCGGACCGGAAGGACGATTGTCTTACATCGGGAACGCGCTTCCTCCTCCCCGGCCAAGGGGGCAAAGGCGCCGCCCTATCAAGTCAAGGTCGCCTCGCCGCTCCGAATCGGAGGACGCACCCTCGGATCCCTCAGCCTCCAAGCCAAATCGGCTGCAAAGCGCATTTCGGATCAGGACCGATTTTTCCTGGAGGCCCTGGCGGATCAGGCGGCCATTGCCGTTGAGAATGCGCGGTCCCTTGATTTGAATCAAAAGGAACTGGCCGAGGCGGAGATGCTTCGGAAGACCGGGATCGAACTGAGC encodes the following:
- a CDS encoding sigma-54 interaction domain-containing protein, encoding MMDQETPWTTCLLTRMLILHLERIGKGDDIDYHEILSGENRLNPIVDPKAFLSDHNNWVPHHILKNLIFAAENAGGTKEITYLAAKEYFQSGYGPSVLEIIAKLQNQMEQALYCSNLWATGFANYFKLQCLPPSETQRPEAILLSQFGPNVEPILGNFGFIRGNYEGLTKLFPVVEEARCTEEVSQLKLQNLVREFGGYQIQKRDGRLAVIENVSKREVIIARPVSLRTEIFSTPPDHPAMMEGLILQPHEGELKILAPEVEEDPERYQKENSAYEIVKGGTLQSGPLTVTLERGQFFNAPYSRYRFTWKSKPSRRESPEIVQARLEMIPPLFNHVRELRETHRQLLRYTMENKALAQANEELKGAIQRESDFHGIIGKSPKMQILYEQIERIAPVDSTILIVGETGTGKELFAKAIHQCSLRRDQKFYAINCAALSETLLEAELFGYEKGAFTGALAQKKGIFETASGGTLFLDEIGEVSPTMQAKLLRVLEEREVQRVGGREAIPIDVRVVSATNRDLKKEIASGKFRSDLFYRLHVISLTLPPLSERFDDLPLLVDHFLAFFSMKCKKEKPAITREAITLLAEYSWPGNIRELKNVIERAVVLDRDRIITPDDIILPEEESTAKVLVGGEPQAFHEALEQYKRSVIQDALHKTGGNQTKAAEILGLQRTYLARLIRTLNLRTGRDIR